A window of Hirschia baltica ATCC 49814 contains these coding sequences:
- a CDS encoding glycosyltransferase family 39 protein, translated as MFNFSQWPTYRFVLIAVFFYGIAHIAFLPPFEGFDEPAHWSSISQWGHEGRMPIYGQDQFDRALQNYPGPMPYTFPGEISYQTFDFEKHIGPHKSAPPPEFVGVGGYNWQAQHPPLYYILLQPVFKVFNSMDWASQFFALRTLSWIFAFTGFVIGVEASKSLFKEHWEKAAIIMSAWPFLVPQFFPEMARIGNDSLCLLCFGIVWMAVLKLDQKHQPIRWAVILGIALGAGLWTKAFFVPITAGLAVYFCWRYWMEREIDTIKYGGTSIGLALAIGVGWYVYKFIAYGNAIGGDEMLQFNKEGGVLVNFLENFSLIQMLRGYATIGMSFIYVGNWSLVRTSPWFLIGPAILLLWVGYNWLSNSANQRKYRLLPLFVLLPMLAGLSYHQILRIALDGEGTGTPGWYLHILTPALACIIAWGWPKHWGVKLLVVYGVLFAIYSWIMQLALFSGCRIPGPDNTGETVFDASKSCLIDGDNLAALTFPSVGIFMLLMATSVLIFGWYSSSRKAAEKL; from the coding sequence ATGTTTAATTTTTCACAATGGCCTACATACCGTTTTGTGCTCATTGCCGTTTTTTTCTATGGCATTGCTCATATCGCTTTTCTACCGCCCTTTGAAGGTTTTGACGAACCGGCACATTGGTCATCGATTTCTCAATGGGGACATGAAGGGCGTATGCCGATATATGGACAAGATCAGTTTGATCGTGCCTTGCAAAATTATCCCGGCCCAATGCCGTATACTTTTCCGGGCGAAATTTCTTACCAAACATTTGATTTTGAAAAACATATTGGTCCACATAAAAGTGCGCCACCACCAGAATTTGTAGGAGTGGGTGGCTATAATTGGCAGGCGCAACATCCGCCTTTATATTATATTTTGCTTCAGCCTGTTTTTAAGGTGTTTAATTCTATGGACTGGGCGAGCCAGTTCTTCGCCTTACGCACATTAAGTTGGATTTTTGCTTTTACTGGATTCGTGATTGGGGTTGAGGCCAGTAAATCACTGTTTAAAGAGCATTGGGAAAAAGCGGCAATTATAATGTCTGCTTGGCCTTTCCTCGTGCCACAGTTTTTTCCAGAGATGGCACGTATTGGGAATGATAGCCTTTGTTTATTGTGCTTTGGCATTGTCTGGATGGCTGTATTAAAGTTGGACCAGAAACATCAGCCCATACGGTGGGCGGTGATACTTGGTATTGCTTTGGGGGCAGGGCTTTGGACGAAAGCGTTTTTCGTGCCGATAACGGCTGGATTAGCAGTGTATTTCTGCTGGCGTTATTGGATGGAACGCGAAATTGATACCATAAAATATGGTGGGACGAGTATTGGTTTGGCGTTGGCTATTGGCGTTGGCTGGTATGTTTATAAATTTATTGCATACGGCAATGCAATTGGTGGCGATGAAATGCTGCAATTTAACAAGGAGGGCGGCGTCCTTGTTAATTTCCTAGAGAATTTCAGCCTGATACAGATGCTTCGTGGATATGCCACTATTGGCATGTCATTCATCTATGTTGGCAATTGGTCTTTAGTGCGGACGTCACCATGGTTTTTGATAGGGCCGGCCATATTGTTGTTGTGGGTTGGATATAACTGGCTTTCAAACAGTGCAAATCAGCGTAAATATCGTTTGTTACCGCTCTTTGTACTTTTGCCTATGCTCGCTGGTTTAAGTTATCATCAAATATTGCGCATTGCGCTTGACGGTGAGGGAACCGGAACACCAGGTTGGTATTTGCACATACTCACGCCTGCTTTGGCATGTATTATTGCGTGGGGGTGGCCAAAGCATTGGGGCGTCAAATTATTGGTTGTGTATGGGGTGTTATTTGCAATCTACTCATGGATTATGCAATTGGCTCTTTTTTCTGGTTGCCGCATTCCCGGGCCAGACAATACCGGAGAAACGGTTTTTGATGCATCCAAATCTTGTTTAATAGATGGCGATAATCTTGCTGCGTTGACGTTTCCCAGCGTCGGCATATTCATGCTGTTAATGGCAACATCTGTCCTGATTTTTGGATGGTATTCATCTAGTCGAAAAGCCGCAGAAAAGCTGTAA
- a CDS encoding KpsF/GutQ family sugar-phosphate isomerase, with the protein MDYLASARDVINCEIKGLEALVQALNVDSSAVISEAFPRAIKLMQNVEGRIIVSGMGKSGHIANKIAATLASTGAPSSFVHPGEASHGDLGMISQKDIVLAISNSGETKELADIIAYTRRFKIPLIAITSGANSSLAKACDCLLLLPPAAEACGQTRAPTTSTTMTLAIGDALAVTLLTEKGFGETDFKVYHPGGKLGAAFRRVSDLVRDHANLPLVQSGSIAGDAVPIISQGGFGCVGVINSAGDLEGMITDGDLRRHFGKNFSTVIVDDIMTKSPLTITNDMLAARALELISSNRITALFVLEDKKPIGILHVHDCLSDGVI; encoded by the coding sequence ATGGATTATCTAGCCAGCGCACGCGATGTCATAAATTGCGAGATCAAAGGCCTTGAGGCTCTGGTTCAAGCGTTGAATGTAGATAGTTCGGCTGTCATATCTGAAGCTTTTCCCCGCGCGATTAAACTCATGCAAAATGTAGAAGGACGCATAATTGTGTCGGGCATGGGAAAATCAGGCCACATTGCCAATAAGATTGCTGCGACTTTAGCCTCTACTGGTGCACCTTCTAGCTTCGTACATCCGGGCGAGGCCAGTCATGGTGATCTAGGAATGATCAGCCAAAAAGACATTGTGTTGGCGATATCAAATTCTGGTGAAACTAAAGAATTAGCAGATATTATTGCCTATACGCGGCGATTTAAAATTCCACTTATCGCTATTACATCCGGTGCAAATTCCAGCCTAGCGAAAGCGTGTGATTGTCTTCTGCTTTTGCCGCCAGCTGCTGAAGCATGTGGTCAGACGCGGGCACCAACCACAAGTACAACAATGACATTGGCAATCGGTGATGCCTTGGCCGTGACTCTGCTAACGGAAAAAGGCTTTGGTGAGACAGATTTCAAAGTTTATCATCCAGGCGGAAAGCTTGGTGCAGCATTTCGTAGGGTTTCTGATCTTGTTCGCGATCATGCGAATTTGCCGCTTGTTCAATCTGGATCTATCGCCGGCGATGCTGTGCCAATTATCTCCCAAGGTGGGTTTGGGTGTGTCGGCGTCATCAATTCGGCAGGAGATTTAGAGGGAATGATCACTGATGGTGATCTACGTCGACACTTTGGTAAGAATTTCTCGACAGTGATTGTGGACGACATCATGACAAAGTCACCACTAACCATCACTAATGATATGTTGGCCGCGCGTGCATTGGAGCTAATAAGTAGCAACCGTATTACTGCACTTTTTGTTCTAGAAGATAAAAAACCAATTGGAATTTTACACGTCCACGATTGTCTATCGGATGGCGTTATTTAG
- the galE gene encoding UDP-glucose 4-epimerase GalE: MLPNDDTYSEEVETIVQSILVTGGAGYIGSHTCLELIKSGRKPIVFDDFSNASPHVIERLEELSGTKIDVVEGDVRNFDQINKAIKDYKCDAVIHFAGLKAVGESEVRAIDYHDVNVIGTHVLLRAMKANKIDKIVFSSSATVYGVPKFLPYTEDHPRNATSTYGQTKLSVEYMLEDVRRSGEIKNVAILRYFNPIGAHPSGRIGEAPNGIPNNLAPYVVQVACGKREAINIWGDDYDTPDGTGVRDYIHVVDLAQAHLAALDYLDAGKGAFTVNLGTGNGSSVKEVIAGFEKACGKKIPMVIGPRRSGDIACFYADPSSAKKLLGWSAKLNMEDMCRDQWKWQENNPNGYDEA, encoded by the coding sequence ATGCTCCCAAACGACGATACGTATAGCGAAGAAGTGGAAACGATAGTGCAATCAATACTTGTTACAGGTGGAGCCGGATATATTGGTAGCCACACATGTCTTGAACTTATCAAATCTGGCCGCAAACCCATCGTTTTCGACGACTTCTCCAATGCCAGCCCGCACGTCATAGAAAGACTTGAAGAATTATCAGGCACAAAAATTGATGTCGTTGAAGGTGATGTGCGTAATTTTGATCAAATCAATAAAGCTATAAAAGACTATAAATGTGATGCGGTTATTCACTTTGCTGGCCTCAAAGCCGTGGGTGAGTCCGAAGTCCGTGCCATTGATTATCACGATGTCAACGTTATTGGCACGCATGTTCTTCTGCGTGCTATGAAAGCCAACAAAATTGACAAAATCGTCTTCAGTTCAAGCGCAACGGTTTATGGTGTTCCTAAATTTTTGCCCTACACTGAAGACCACCCGCGCAACGCAACCAGCACATATGGGCAGACCAAATTATCTGTTGAATATATGCTGGAAGATGTACGCCGCTCTGGTGAAATAAAAAATGTTGCTATTTTGCGGTATTTCAATCCTATCGGTGCCCACCCAAGTGGCCGTATCGGAGAAGCGCCAAACGGCATCCCAAACAATCTAGCACCCTATGTTGTGCAAGTGGCATGTGGAAAACGCGAAGCCATCAATATCTGGGGTGATGATTATGATACGCCAGATGGCACAGGTGTGCGCGATTATATTCACGTCGTCGATCTAGCGCAGGCGCATCTTGCAGCTCTGGATTATTTAGACGCAGGCAAAGGCGCATTCACCGTCAATTTGGGTACAGGAAACGGATCTTCAGTAAAAGAAGTCATCGCCGGATTTGAAAAAGCCTGCGGCAAAAAAATACCAATGGTGATTGGCCCGCGCCGCTCTGGTGATATCGCCTGCTTTTATGCAGACCCTTCCTCCGCGAAAAAGCTCCTAGGATGGAGTGCAAAGCTCAACATGGAAGACATGTGTCGCGACCAATGGAAATGGCAAGAAAACAATCCGAACGGATATGATGAAGCTTGA
- a CDS encoding S8 family serine peptidase → MSGLVSKLKCGAAFCAFVIVANCGGGGSSTPTPTPTPTPTPVPTPTPTPTPATADISVTLSSELPFRTDSDTNSYRGSLVRNNTAASAQSVENNSFILGYVSKTIPVDENGAPEGQLGNSSSTDEFDYYKANLLAGEILRLEIAQEETANPSRDTVDPASGVDLDLELLDLSDNSLLISNSSTQAREEIIVPNDGEFLIKVIASSGSSKYALTLGGSQLAGASVSQINPAHVAIGKAVVSADQKKIVAATHVGRNSKFSQMNAGARVEIDYSEFLASNISTQNSIGSKNKTTRHQRQRATLDAIKAINLKEGLTVLEPYVFPRKVQIGPPSNFDPSASPSTQWNLSQVEWDQARQTLAAISVSHTPVIAVIDSGFLTSHPDIADSIIDQRDFVEAEYDGDGFDAEAEEIVDPNDENADLCHDFHGTHVASIALASINNQGMMGVYPEAKLMALKVGYSKSIGPDGEDSEGENCETLPGDIASAIRYAAQLPVSGVPLAPVKADVINLSLGSNSPSSATRSAINAATAAGVIVIGAGGNEGGTSLGKSPFYPAAYDNVFAVAASNIDEKQAYYSSEYAEIDLTAPGGDVRVDSNNDGNSDGIIGANATLESGAFVDSLALYQGSSMAAPHVAGAIAMMRAIDPTLNTSQLQSMMKSGVLTVEAEDEGFDFKTGYGIISLPRMINAAQGNGHLNAVTTRISANPKEIDIEFSNGNGELEISKIGDDALSVSSVIDLTSPDWLTVTASSNVDADGIGTYNLVADTTGLTQAVYESTIRISLSDASMIDIAVTLLKSPTLPSAPAPIYPNLYALLQQDIGDGEGFNTIEDGQLVSATGPNPQYNFTDVEVGEGYLIVVASDLDGDGFICSDGEICGYYPDFDRPSQSFELEDDVNFDVEMSYLGRAGPIGPSSASASEKLAGLQADGLTLQEK, encoded by the coding sequence ATGAGCGGACTTGTTTCAAAGTTGAAATGTGGCGCAGCATTTTGCGCTTTTGTGATTGTCGCAAATTGTGGAGGCGGGGGCAGCTCAACACCAACACCTACGCCGACACCCACACCAACGCCTGTGCCAACACCTACGCCAACGCCGACACCGGCCACTGCAGATATCAGCGTGACATTGTCGTCAGAGCTGCCTTTCCGTACAGATTCCGATACGAATAGTTATAGAGGCAGTCTCGTCAGAAACAATACGGCCGCGTCTGCTCAGTCGGTTGAAAATAATAGCTTTATATTAGGGTATGTTAGCAAGACAATTCCCGTCGATGAAAATGGTGCGCCTGAGGGGCAATTAGGCAATTCTTCGTCTACTGATGAGTTTGACTATTACAAAGCCAATCTTTTGGCAGGTGAAATTCTTCGATTAGAGATCGCACAAGAAGAAACCGCAAATCCGTCACGAGACACAGTCGACCCTGCGTCTGGTGTTGATCTGGATCTTGAATTGCTCGATCTTAGCGACAATTCTCTCCTAATATCCAATAGTTCCACTCAAGCGCGTGAAGAAATAATTGTTCCTAATGATGGCGAGTTTCTTATCAAAGTTATTGCCAGTTCGGGATCATCAAAATATGCGCTCACACTTGGTGGCTCGCAATTAGCTGGTGCAAGTGTTTCACAAATTAATCCTGCGCATGTGGCAATCGGTAAAGCTGTTGTCTCGGCAGACCAGAAAAAAATAGTGGCGGCGACACATGTAGGTAGGAATAGTAAATTTTCACAAATGAATGCTGGAGCGCGAGTGGAAATAGACTATTCTGAATTTCTCGCTTCCAATATATCTACGCAAAATAGCATTGGCTCAAAAAACAAAACGACACGGCATCAACGCCAAAGGGCGACACTTGATGCGATTAAAGCGATAAACCTTAAAGAAGGTCTGACTGTATTAGAGCCATATGTCTTTCCAAGAAAAGTTCAAATTGGTCCACCTTCCAATTTTGATCCATCGGCATCGCCTTCGACACAGTGGAACCTCTCTCAAGTGGAATGGGATCAGGCGAGGCAGACGCTTGCGGCGATATCAGTGTCACATACGCCGGTGATTGCTGTGATCGATTCCGGATTTTTGACATCTCACCCAGATATAGCAGATAGCATTATTGATCAGCGAGATTTTGTTGAAGCTGAATATGATGGCGATGGATTTGATGCAGAAGCAGAAGAAATCGTCGATCCAAATGATGAGAATGCTGATTTATGTCATGATTTTCACGGCACTCACGTAGCTTCTATTGCTTTAGCTTCGATCAATAACCAAGGCATGATGGGTGTATATCCAGAAGCAAAATTGATGGCGCTGAAAGTAGGATATAGCAAAAGCATTGGGCCAGATGGTGAAGATTCTGAAGGAGAAAACTGCGAAACTTTACCGGGAGATATCGCAAGTGCTATCCGTTATGCCGCGCAGCTTCCTGTGTCTGGAGTTCCGCTTGCGCCGGTTAAGGCCGATGTTATCAATCTCTCATTAGGTTCAAATTCACCTTCATCAGCAACGCGGTCTGCTATTAATGCAGCCACAGCAGCGGGCGTGATTGTGATAGGTGCGGGCGGGAATGAAGGTGGCACAAGCTTAGGAAAATCGCCTTTTTATCCAGCAGCTTATGATAATGTTTTTGCCGTTGCAGCATCTAATATAGATGAGAAACAAGCTTATTATAGTTCTGAATATGCTGAAATCGACCTGACAGCCCCTGGTGGAGATGTTCGTGTTGATTCAAATAATGATGGGAATTCTGACGGTATTATAGGTGCAAATGCGACATTAGAATCTGGCGCATTTGTTGATAGTTTGGCGCTCTATCAAGGAAGCTCGATGGCAGCTCCGCATGTAGCTGGTGCCATTGCTATGATGCGGGCGATTGATCCAACTTTGAATACATCTCAATTGCAATCAATGATGAAATCAGGTGTGTTAACAGTTGAAGCTGAAGATGAAGGTTTCGACTTTAAAACTGGATATGGCATAATTTCACTGCCGCGTATGATTAATGCAGCGCAGGGAAATGGGCATTTAAATGCTGTAACCACTCGCATTTCTGCTAATCCTAAGGAAATAGACATAGAGTTTTCCAATGGAAATGGAGAACTTGAAATTTCTAAAATCGGGGATGATGCTCTGTCAGTGTCATCTGTTATAGATCTGACATCACCTGACTGGTTGACAGTGACAGCTAGTTCTAATGTGGATGCGGATGGGATTGGCACGTATAATTTGGTTGCAGATACAACTGGGCTAACACAAGCGGTTTATGAAAGCACAATTCGGATTTCACTCTCTGATGCAAGTATGATTGACATAGCAGTGACTTTGCTGAAATCACCCACTTTACCGAGTGCTCCGGCACCGATTTATCCTAATTTATATGCATTGTTGCAGCAAGATATTGGGGATGGTGAAGGGTTTAATACAATTGAAGACGGGCAATTGGTGTCTGCAACTGGCCCAAATCCACAATATAATTTTACGGATGTTGAGGTAGGTGAGGGGTATCTTATTGTCGTGGCGTCGGATCTGGATGGAGATGGCTTTATTTGTAGCGATGGCGAAATATGTGGCTACTATCCTGATTTTGATCGTCCTAGCCAGAGTTTTGAACTAGAAGATGATGTAAATTTTGATGTGGAAATGAGCTATTTAGGGCGGGCAGGACCGATTGGTCCTAGCTCTGCAAGCGCAAGTGAAAAACTTGCAGGCTTGCAGGCAGATGGTTTAACGCTCCAAGAAAAATAA
- a CDS encoding efflux RND transporter permease subunit, protein MILSDVSVKKPVFASVISLILVVFGIVSFDRLALREYPDIDAPVVSIETSYPGASASIVETRITQILEDRISGVEGIRFINSTSRDGQSNISIEFSVDQDIDAAANDIRDRISGVLNNIPDDAEPPEISKEDGNNDVILWLNLSSDSMTSPELSDYADRYLIDKFSALDGVARVRTGGARNYALRVWIDRRELAARELTVSDIESALRSENIESPAGSLESSTRTYTLRIDRTFRTPEEFATLVLASGEDGSLIRLGDVARVEKGTTEDRTLFRGNGVPMIGVGIIKQSTANTVDVAKAARDLAAKLNPTLPEGMAIAQTYDTSVFISASIAEVYKTLAISVGLVTLVIFLFLGSIRATIIPAVTVPVSIIATFTFLYLFGFSVNLLTLLALVLAIGLVVDDAIVVLENISRRIEEEDETPLVASFFGTRQVGFAVIATTLVLIAVFVPITFLEGDLGRLFTEFALTMAAAVAFSSLLALTLTPMLASKLLKKEKSTGVFSVLPRMVDSVFKVLRSGYGWILDRLIFRPILVGLALIGMTASAWLLFQNIDNEYVPSEDRGAFFISVRGPQGASFAQTSKYIDEIERRLLPYTETGEIQRLLLRAPGFGANTFHQGFAIIVLDDWSARRPAQEIMSEINKKLSDLPDVSVFARMRGGLGGGTGKPVQFVLGGPSYEDLTKWRDTFVQALEENNPGLADIDWDYKETQPQYRVLIDYNRAADLGVTVDEIGSTMQTMLGSRRVTTYVDNGEEYDVILEGLRSEQNTPNDVQNIYVRSQRSGQLIPLSNLVTITALADSPSLNRYNKVRSITIEADLLPGASLGTVLGEMQKIARDVLPSETTIDFKGQSLDYQTSGNSIMFVFGIGLLVVFLVLAAQFESYRHPIVIMLCVPGTIAGGLLGLWLTGNTLNIYTQIGLIMLIGLAAKNGILIVEFANQLRDEGKTFDVALKEAALARFRPIIMTSLTTAAGSVPLLLSSGAGAETRMAIGVVILFGVVAAALITVLFVPTAYALISRGSGSPNEVTKKLAQETA, encoded by the coding sequence ATGATCCTCTCGGATGTCTCGGTAAAAAAACCCGTTTTTGCCTCGGTTATTTCTCTCATTCTTGTTGTCTTTGGAATCGTATCTTTTGATCGTCTCGCCTTGCGTGAATATCCAGACATAGATGCGCCTGTTGTCTCAATTGAAACAAGCTATCCGGGAGCTTCAGCAAGTATTGTTGAAACACGTATTACGCAAATTCTGGAAGACAGAATCTCCGGTGTGGAAGGCATCCGCTTTATTAACTCCACCTCCCGCGATGGCCAATCCAATATCAGTATCGAATTTAGTGTTGATCAGGATATTGATGCAGCTGCCAATGATATTCGTGACAGGATTTCTGGTGTTTTGAACAATATCCCAGATGATGCCGAACCTCCTGAAATATCCAAAGAAGACGGGAATAATGATGTCATTTTATGGCTCAATCTGAGCAGTGACTCTATGACGTCACCAGAACTGTCTGATTATGCAGATCGCTATCTCATTGATAAATTCTCCGCGTTGGATGGCGTGGCGCGAGTTAGAACCGGTGGTGCTAGAAATTATGCACTCCGTGTCTGGATTGATCGTCGTGAGTTAGCAGCACGGGAATTAACAGTATCAGACATCGAAAGTGCTTTACGAAGCGAAAACATTGAATCGCCAGCGGGCAGCTTGGAATCATCAACACGCACATACACGCTTCGAATAGATCGTACTTTCCGTACACCTGAAGAATTTGCGACATTGGTATTGGCCAGTGGTGAAGATGGCTCCCTCATCCGCCTAGGCGATGTTGCCCGTGTAGAAAAAGGCACAACAGAAGACCGCACATTATTCCGAGGTAATGGCGTACCAATGATTGGTGTGGGCATTATCAAGCAATCCACAGCCAATACAGTTGATGTTGCCAAGGCCGCACGCGACCTCGCGGCCAAACTCAATCCCACCCTTCCAGAAGGCATGGCAATTGCGCAAACCTATGACACATCGGTTTTCATTTCCGCGTCCATTGCAGAAGTTTATAAAACGCTCGCTATATCCGTTGGTTTGGTGACACTGGTTATCTTTCTATTCCTTGGCAGTATCCGAGCCACTATTATTCCAGCCGTAACAGTTCCAGTTTCAATTATAGCCACTTTCACCTTCTTATATTTGTTCGGTTTTTCTGTGAACCTACTCACTCTGCTCGCACTCGTGCTCGCTATTGGGCTTGTGGTTGATGATGCCATTGTGGTGTTGGAAAACATCTCGCGTCGGATTGAAGAAGAAGACGAAACGCCGCTTGTCGCTTCATTCTTTGGAACGCGTCAGGTCGGTTTTGCCGTTATTGCCACAACACTTGTTCTGATCGCTGTGTTTGTTCCCATAACATTCCTTGAAGGCGATCTAGGACGATTATTTACCGAGTTTGCCCTCACCATGGCTGCGGCAGTGGCATTCTCTAGTCTTCTAGCACTAACACTTACTCCCATGCTCGCCTCCAAGCTTTTGAAAAAAGAAAAGAGCACAGGTGTATTTTCAGTCCTACCCCGCATGGTAGATTCTGTTTTCAAAGTTCTTCGCTCTGGTTATGGTTGGATTTTAGATCGTTTGATCTTTCGACCTATTCTTGTTGGATTAGCTCTTATAGGGATGACCGCCAGCGCATGGCTGCTCTTTCAAAACATTGATAATGAGTACGTTCCAAGCGAAGATCGCGGAGCCTTCTTCATCTCAGTGAGAGGGCCTCAAGGCGCGTCATTTGCACAAACATCTAAATATATAGATGAAATCGAACGCCGCCTACTGCCCTATACAGAGACCGGAGAAATTCAACGTCTCTTATTGCGTGCTCCCGGATTTGGAGCAAACACCTTTCATCAGGGGTTTGCAATCATTGTTCTAGACGATTGGTCAGCGCGCCGCCCGGCTCAAGAAATCATGAGTGAAATCAACAAAAAACTCTCAGACCTTCCAGATGTAAGTGTTTTTGCGCGTATGCGCGGTGGCCTTGGTGGAGGGACAGGTAAGCCTGTACAATTTGTTCTGGGTGGCCCTTCTTATGAGGACCTAACCAAATGGCGGGACACATTTGTTCAAGCCCTAGAAGAAAACAATCCGGGCCTCGCTGATATCGATTGGGACTATAAAGAGACCCAACCCCAATACCGCGTTCTTATTGATTATAATCGTGCTGCTGACCTCGGTGTGACTGTTGATGAAATCGGCTCGACCATGCAGACAATGCTGGGTTCGCGCCGCGTCACGACTTATGTTGATAATGGTGAAGAATACGATGTTATTCTTGAAGGTTTAAGGTCAGAACAAAACACGCCAAATGACGTGCAAAATATATATGTACGTTCGCAACGTTCTGGTCAGTTAATTCCCTTGTCGAATCTTGTCACCATCACCGCTCTCGCCGACAGCCCGAGTTTGAACCGTTATAACAAAGTACGGTCCATCACCATAGAAGCCGACCTTCTACCAGGCGCTTCGCTGGGAACTGTACTTGGTGAAATGCAGAAAATCGCACGCGACGTCTTACCTTCTGAAACCACAATTGATTTTAAAGGACAATCCCTTGATTATCAGACTTCAGGCAACTCGATTATGTTCGTGTTTGGTATAGGTTTGCTTGTTGTCTTCCTTGTTCTAGCTGCACAATTTGAAAGCTATCGTCACCCAATTGTTATTATGCTGTGTGTCCCCGGTACAATTGCTGGTGGGTTATTGGGCCTATGGCTCACAGGAAATACATTAAACATCTATACGCAAATCGGCTTGATCATGCTTATCGGACTTGCTGCCAAAAACGGTATTCTTATCGTTGAATTTGCCAACCAGCTCCGCGATGAAGGCAAGACATTTGATGTCGCACTCAAAGAAGCAGCCCTTGCTCGTTTTAGACCAATCATTATGACAAGCCTGACAACTGCGGCCGGTTCTGTGCCTCTCCTCCTCTCCAGCGGAGCCGGAGCTGAAACACGCATGGCAATCGGCGTTGTTATTCTATTTGGTGTGGTTGCTGCCGCGCTAATTACAGTCTTGTTTGTTCCAACAGCCTACGCCCTCATTTCACGAGGCTCAGGCTCACCAAATGAAGTAACGAAAAAACTGGCCCAAGAAACGGCTTAA
- a CDS encoding efflux RND transporter periplasmic adaptor subunit has protein sequence MLKIYWTIFFLTLGVFTPPAYAQRGSNAPPSVFVENVQSREFSLNIEALGTLEPNEKVDLTLNVADRVTAIFFDDGQRIEEGKTLLSLAQREQVALVEAAEATLDEATTQLDRVMRLSKENAIAQSEVDQARRDRDNASAQLRAVQSRQKDRVLVAPFDGVLGFRMVSVGTYVRAGDVVATLIDDSEMKLEFAVPSTFLRSLKQGTPISAYTSDLPGETFNGMIATIDNAIDPITRSIKVRAILPNPDQVLKSGMFMQVTLKTTPRNSPSIPEEAVQSVGPDTFVYVINDINGKKIATRKQVQLGARQSKYVEIISGVETGDVVITEGIMRVREGSEVSITDPSSIMPEVFEENTRLAASGSSPAGK, from the coding sequence CCAAGTGTGTTTGTTGAAAATGTTCAGTCACGTGAATTTTCACTCAATATCGAAGCTTTAGGCACTTTAGAGCCAAATGAAAAAGTTGACCTCACTTTAAACGTCGCTGATCGCGTAACGGCTATATTTTTTGACGACGGACAACGCATAGAAGAAGGCAAGACACTGCTCTCTCTTGCTCAACGTGAACAGGTTGCTCTTGTCGAAGCAGCAGAAGCAACACTTGATGAAGCAACAACCCAACTCGATCGGGTAATGCGTTTGAGTAAAGAAAACGCAATCGCACAGTCTGAAGTCGATCAAGCGCGCCGTGACAGAGATAATGCCAGCGCACAATTGCGAGCAGTTCAATCGCGTCAGAAAGACCGCGTCCTCGTTGCACCTTTTGATGGTGTGTTGGGCTTTCGCATGGTGAGTGTGGGAACATATGTGCGCGCCGGAGATGTTGTGGCGACACTGATTGATGACAGCGAAATGAAATTAGAATTCGCTGTCCCATCCACTTTCTTACGATCCCTAAAACAAGGCACGCCCATCTCAGCTTACACATCTGATTTACCTGGCGAAACGTTTAACGGAATGATTGCGACAATAGATAATGCTATTGATCCAATCACAAGATCCATCAAAGTGCGGGCGATATTACCCAACCCAGACCAGGTTTTAAAATCAGGTATGTTTATGCAGGTCACGTTAAAAACGACGCCGCGCAACAGCCCCTCTATTCCCGAAGAAGCCGTGCAATCTGTAGGACCAGATACATTTGTCTACGTCATCAATGATATCAACGGCAAGAAAATCGCGACTCGCAAACAGGTCCAATTGGGCGCGCGTCAAAGCAAATATGTTGAAATCATATCAGGCGTTGAAACTGGAGATGTCGTGATCACCGAAGGGATTATGCGGGTGAGAGAAGGCAGTGAAGTAAGCATTACAGATCCATCATCAATCATGCCTGAAGTCTTCGAAGAAAATACGCGTTTGGCTGCCAGCGGCTCCTCTCCAGCAGGAAAATAA